In the genome of Pempheris klunzingeri isolate RE-2024b chromosome 11, fPemKlu1.hap1, whole genome shotgun sequence, one region contains:
- the cntn3a.2 gene encoding contactin-3, translated as MTLPWKQLLLLSIISCLADCLDSGSYHGPRWRMEPGDLFIPVDSIEEEATLTCDAKGIPPPQYRWSLNGTLINLGLDRRRRLSGGNLIISSLDRYQDVGMYQCMAYNTVGAILSRRASLQFAYLDHFKVHTRSAVSVREGQGVVLLCGTPTSSGDLTYAWVFNEYPYFVQQDNRRFVSQQTGNLYIAKVEPSDVGNYTCVVMNSITKGKVHSSPTSLILRTDGVMGEYEPKIEVNFPDNVPAAKGSTVTLECFALGNPVPEITWKRANGVPFPSKVKMKYSNAVLEIPSFQQDDTGGYECVVENKMGKNTATGRLAFYAKPQWIQAMKDTALAIEERLYWECRANGKPKPSYTWLKNGQQLLSEDRIHVEDGVLSVSVLTLSDAGMYQCVAENKHGVIYFAAELMVLASPPDFTGNVLRALLKAKAGSTVTLECKPQAYPVASILWKKGNLPIHTNDRITLSPDGTLRLANVSKSDAGSYTCFARNRFGMSSTTGRLLVTDPTRITQGPVDMEIIVGESIVLPCQVTSDPVLDVSFSWAFNGQLIAKGDDHFELVGGRTAGDLMIRNIQLYHAGKYICVVDTDVESLSAVAVLIVKGPPSPPDSVTVEEVTDSTAQLAWSPGRDNGSPITNYLIQTRTPFTVGWQRVNTVPEIIDGNTLTATVVDLNAWVEYEFRVLAKNSVGVGEPSPVSVKTRTEDAVPDAAPGDVGGGGGSRSELVITWEPVPEELQNGESFGYIIAFRAFGEVSWTHVATSAPGASRYVYRNDSIAPFSPFHVKVGTYNSKGQGPFSPVVTIYSAEIEPSGMPAGVWARSVSASEIEVNWQALSFTPERVLGYEVVYWEDDTKPETMGKVRVPWNQTSVTVSGLAGNTQYFLTVSAFNTAGTGPFLPAINVTTKKPPPAQPPLNVEWTLIGSQLSLYWEPVVAMESESEVTGYQLSYRRQRHKEVNTLTTANSTAELTLPEEDDDYIIHIQTLSEGGLGPASDPIRIHQLSMSARGSRALSVDISPLSLLLSITISTFRSTS; from the exons ATGacgttgccatggaaacagcttCTACTGTTATCAATCATCAGCTGTCTGGCAG ATTGTCTGGACAGCGGATCATACCATGGTCCAAGATGGAGGATGGAGCCAGGTGACTTGTTCATTCCTGTTGACTCCATAGAGGAAGAAGCTACTCTGACCTGTGATGCTAAGGGAATACCACCTCCTCAGTACAG ATGGTCATTGAATGGGACTCTCATAAATCTGGGCCTGGATCGCCGGCGGCGTCTGTCTGGGGGCAACCTCATTATAAGCAGTCTGGACCGCTACCAGGATGTAGGGATGTACCAGTGTATGGCGTACAACACTGTAGGAGCTATCCTCAGCAGGAGAGCAAGTCTGCAGTTTGCCT ACTTAGATCATTTCAAAGTCCACACCAGAAGTGCAGTGTCAGTCCGGGAGGGACAAGGAGTTGTGCTACTTTGTGGAACGCCCACTTCCTCAGGAG ACCTTACCTATGCGTGGGTCTTCAATGAGTACCCATACTTTGTTCAACAAGACAATCGGCGTTTCGTCTCCCAGCAGACAGGAAACCTTTATATTGCCAAGGTGGAGCCCTCTGATGTGGGTAACTACACTTGTGTGGTGATGAACAGCATCACAAAGGGCAAAGTTCATAGCTCACCCACATCTCTGATCCTCAGGACAGATG GAGTGATGGGTGAATACGAGCCGAAAATAGAAGTTAATTTCCCAGACAATGTACCCGCTGCTAAAGGATCAACAGTTACGCTGGAGTGTTTCGCCCTTGGCAA CCCCGTCCCAGAGATCACATGGAAGAGGGCTAATGGTGTTCCCTTCCCCAGCAAAGTTAAAATGAAGTACTCGAACGCTGTGCTGGAGATCCCCAGCTTCCAGCAGGATGATACAGGGGGGTACGAGTGCGTGGTTGAGAACAAGATGGGCAAGAACACAGCCACTGGTCGACTGGCCTTCTATG CCAAGCCTCAGTGGATCCAGGCCATGAAGGACACGGCACTGGCCATAGAGGAGAGACTATACTGGGAGTGCCGGGCCAATGGGAAGCCCAAACCCTCCTACACGTGGCTGAAGAATGGCCAACAACTACTCTCGGAG GACAGAATCCATGTGGAGGATGGAgtcctgtcagtgtcagtgttgacACTATCTGACGCTGGCATGTACCAGTGTGTGGCTGAGAATAAACACGGCGTCATATATTTCGCTGCTGAACTAATGGTTTTAG cctctccTCCAGACTTCACAGGGAACGTTCTCAGAGCTTTGCTCAAAGCCAAGGCAGGAAGTACAGTGACTTTAGAGTGTAAACCGCAGGCCTATCCAGTCGCCAGCATCTTATGGAAGAAAGGAAACCTGCCAATCCACACCAATGACAG GATCACACTTTCCCCAGATGGAACACTGAGGCTTGCCAACGTGAGCAAGTCTGATGCAGGCAGCTATACGTGCTTCGCTAGGAATAGATTTGGCATGTCTAGTACAACCGGAAGGCTCCTTGTTACCG ATCCAACCAGAATCACCCAAGGGCCGGTGGACATGGAGATCATCGTGGGCGAGAGCATTGTGTTACCCTGTCAGGTCACCAGTGACCCCGTCCTTGACGTTTCATTCTCCTGGGCCTTCAACGGACAGCTCATCGCCAAGGGAGATGATCACTTTGAGCTAGTGGGTGGG AGAACAGCAGGAGATCTGATGATCAGGAACATTCAGCTTTACCACGCCGGCAAATATATCTGTGTGGTGGACACGGACGTGGAGAGTCTGTCAGCAGTAGCTGTATTGATTGTGAAAG GCCCCCCCAGTCCTCCAGACTCTGTGACGGTGGAGGAggtgacagacagcacagctcaGCTGGCCTGGAGCCCCGGCAGAGACAACGGCAGCCCCATCACCAATTACCTCATCCAGACCAGGACTCCCTTCACTGTGGGCTGGCAGAGGGTTAACACAG ttccaGAGATAATCGATGGGAACACGCTGACAGCCACTGTAGTGGACCTCAATGCCTGGGTGGAGTATGAGTTTCGAGTTTTGGCCAAAAACAGTGTTGGGGTTGGAGAACCCAGCCCTGTGTCAGTCAAGACAAGGACAGAGGACGCAG ttCCTGATGCAGCGCCAGGTGACgtgggcggaggaggaggaagcaggtCTGAACTGGTCATCACATGGGAG CCAGTCCCCGAAGAACTACAGAATGGTGAGAGCTTCGGTTACATCATTGCTTTCCGCGCCTTCGGAGAAGTAAGCTGGACTCACGTGGCCACCTCTGCCCCCGGTGCATCGCGATATGTGTACCGCAACGACAGCATTGCGCCCTTCTCTCCATTTCATGTCAAGGTTGGCACTTACAACAGCAAAGGACAGGGTCCCTTCAGCCCCGTGGTCACCATCTACTCTGCAGAGATAG AGCCAAGTGGGATGCCAGCGGGAGTTTGGGCCAGAAGTGTCTCAGCCTCTGAGATTGAGGTGAATTGGCAGGCTCTCTCCTTCACCCCTGAAAGGGTTCTGGGCTATGAG GTGGTGTACTGGGAAGATGACACTAAACCAGAGACCATGGGGAAGGTTAGGGTGCCTTGGAACCAAACCTCGGTCACAGTGAGCGGCTTGGCAGGGAACACGCAGTATTTCCTTACAGTCAGCGCCTTCAACACAGCTGGCACCGGCCCTTTCCTACCTGCAATCAATGTCACCACAAAAAAGCCAC CACCAGCCCAACCACCGCTGAATGTTGAATGGACCCTAATTGGCTCTCAACTGTCTCTTTACTGGGAACCTGTGGTGGCAATGGAGTCAGAGTCAGAAGTTACAGGCTACCAA CTGTCAtacaggagacagagacacaaagaggtAAACACACTCACCACAGCCAATTCAACAGCAGAGCTGACTCTCCCTGAGGAGGACGACGACTACATCATCCACATTCAGACGCTGAGCGAAGGAGGGCTGGGCCCGGCCTCGGATCCCATACGAATCCACCAACTAA GTATGAGCGCCCGCGGCTCCAGAGCCTTGAGTGTGGacatctcccccctctccctgctcctctccaTCACAATATCAACATTCAGGTCAACGTCGTGA